The genomic segment TTAAGAAGGCAATCAATTCGGGCGCTATAAAAGAGGGGATGACGGCCGATACCATACGCAAAAAATACGGCGGGCCGATAATCGAAGTTTATGATAAAAAACGCGATATTACCAAATGGCTCTATATGCCTGCCTCATCTAACCACTTCGGGGGCGAAAAGCTGTATATTCATATAGACAGTGATAATAAGGTCAAAGGATGGGAGCTAATTGAAGGTTAAATCAAGCTTTTTGCAATATTAACAGATGCAACTCCTTGAGTAGCAATAAGTAAAAGCAGTAAATTATTAGATATTTATTTTCTTAATCTAACCCCTTCTATTTTACCATATTATATGGTATACTCTAGGCACAGGGGGTTTTTAATTTCCCCTTACTTTGGCACTTTCAAAAGCTCAATAACGGAGCGTCGCATATGTTCTGGATGAAGAGGGATAGGAAAAAGATCGGCGAAATTCTCGTAAATAAGAGCCTTATTACGGAGAAACAGCTTAAAGATGCCCTTCAGCGCCAGAGGAAGAAGGGCGAGCGTCTTGGTACGAATCTTGCCGATATGGGCTATCTTGATGAAGATGAGATACTGCCCCACGTAGCCCAGCAACGCCGCATACCGTTTATATCCCTCGAAAGATACAATATAAATTATCACGCGACTGCTACAATTCCCTATGAAGTAATGTGCGCCTGCAAAGTAGTGCCTCTTGACATAATAAAAGATATAATAACGATTGCAATCGCGGATGTGCCTTCTGAAGATTTGGTCAAAAGAATAGAAAAACTGACCGGCCTCAAAGTCAAAGCCGTTATGATAACAAAAGGGGATTTCAAGCGCTACATCGAGACTTATAATCTTTCGGTTGTTGATAAAGACAGAGAAAGGGTCGAAACGGGCACTGCGGAATATATAGATTTGCCGGGCTATCATGGCCAAGAGAGAAGGCGCTATATTCGCTTTAATCGGAAACTGAAGGTCAAATATGAGTTCAGGGAAGAATTTAATATTAACCGCTCTATCAATGTAAGCCGCGGCGGCGTTCTTGTAAAATCAAAATCTCCGATCCCTGAAAATACCCACATTATTTTACGCATGGAACTGCCTTCAAGGCATGAGGATATAATAGTAATATCCAGGGTTGTATGGACAGAAAAGACGAGCGATGAGGATGGTTATCTGGTCGCTCTTAGTTTTAGCAGTATGGATGCCGCCGATAACAGGGCACTGATAAATTTTATAGAATCACTTCCCAAATAATCCGCTTATTGCCCGAGCCGCTTGACGATGGCGCGGTGCTCGCGAAACAATTTTTCCGGAAAGTGCTTACCGAATTTCTTGAAAAACTGGGCTATATTTTTCGCTTCCTCTTTCCATTCCTCGCGGTTTATATCCAGAAGTTTATGCATAGCTTCTTTTGATATATCGAGTCCGGTCATGTCTATGTCGCCCGGCCTCGGTATATAACCTATAGGTGTTTTTATTGCCGGAATTTTATTATTGCACCTGTCTAATATCCACTCTATGACCCTTAGATTCTCTCCGTAGCCCGGCCACATGAATTTGCCCTTTTCGTCGACTTTGAACCAGTTTACATGAAATATCTTGGGCGGTTTCTTCATCTTTTTTCCCATGGAAAGCCAATGGGCAAAATAGTCGCCCATATTGTAACCGCAGAAAGGCAGCATTGCCATAGGGTCGCGGCGTACTTCGCCGAGCTTGCCGTATTGGGCGGCAGTCCGCTCCGACGCTATGGAGGCGCCCACAAATACACCGTGCTGCCAGTTAAATGCCTCGTATACAAGCGGCGCCAAGCGCGGGCGCCTTCCGCCGAATATGATTGCGGAGATAGGAACGCCGTGATGGTGGTCGATCCTGTAGGATATTGCGGGGCATTGTTTTGCCGGCACAGTAAAGCGGCTGTTAGGATGGGCGCCGGGGATATATTTCCCATTTTCATCGACCATTCCCGGATGCCACGGGCCGCCTTTCCAATCCGTCCCTTTAGCCGGAGGCGCTTCATCGCCGCCTTCCCACCATACGGTTTTATCCGGCTTGAGCAGGACATTGGTAAAAATGGTATTAGTTTTTATCGTAGCAATGGCGTTCGGGTTTGTCTTAGAATTGGTCCCGGGCGCTACGCCGAAAAATCCCGACTCCGGATTTATAGCCCATAAAGCGCCGTCAGAATCAACGCGCATCCACGCTATATCGTCGCCGACCGTCCATACGCGGTATCCTTTTCTCTCAAGGCCTTTTGGCGGCACCAACATGGCAAGGTTCGTTTTTCCGCATGCGCTGGGGAAGGCCGCCGC from the Candidatus Omnitrophota bacterium genome contains:
- a CDS encoding PilZ domain-containing protein, whose protein sequence is MFWMKRDRKKIGEILVNKSLITEKQLKDALQRQRKKGERLGTNLADMGYLDEDEILPHVAQQRRIPFISLERYNINYHATATIPYEVMCACKVVPLDIIKDIITIAIADVPSEDLVKRIEKLTGLKVKAVMITKGDFKRYIETYNLSVVDKDRERVETGTAEYIDLPGYHGQERRRYIRFNRKLKVKYEFREEFNINRSINVSRGGVLVKSKSPIPENTHIILRMELPSRHEDIIVISRVVWTEKTSDEDGYLVALSFSSMDAADNRALINFIESLPK
- a CDS encoding phosphoenolpyruvate carboxykinase (GTP), which codes for MIMAEHKKLKKWVVEMAALCKPDKIVWINGSEEEKNRLEREALKAGEVLRLNQKKLPGCLYHRTALNDVARTEHLTYICTRKKSDAGPTNNWMSPPAAYRKAKKIFKGSMKGRTMYVIPFSMGPVGSPFSKIGVELTDSIYVVLNMRIMTRMGSEALKQLGTSNEFTKCLHSKAQLDINKRMILHFPEDNTIWSVNSGYGGNVLLGKKCMALRIASHLARKEGWLAEHMLILGVESPNGHVEYVAAAFPSACGKTNLAMLVPPKGLERKGYRVWTVGDDIAWMRVDSDGALWAINPESGFFGVAPGTNSKTNPNAIATIKTNTIFTNVLLKPDKTVWWEGGDEAPPAKGTDWKGGPWHPGMVDENGKYIPGAHPNSRFTVPAKQCPAISYRIDHHHGVPISAIIFGGRRPRLAPLVYEAFNWQHGVFVGASIASERTAAQYGKLGEVRRDPMAMLPFCGYNMGDYFAHWLSMGKKMKKPPKIFHVNWFKVDEKGKFMWPGYGENLRVIEWILDRCNNKIPAIKTPIGYIPRPGDIDMTGLDISKEAMHKLLDINREEWKEEAKNIAQFFKKFGKHFPEKLFREHRAIVKRLGQ